A stretch of Orientia tsutsugamushi DNA encodes these proteins:
- the hpf gene encoding ribosome hibernation-promoting factor, HPF/YfiA family has protein sequence MNIIISGSPQYNSVKFNLNQYVNRKIINVANKYFDNLKAPNVHFSKEEHNQFKCHIVVNPITKQHRIINSTGYSNDVFASFDLARVKLEQQLRRYKSKLKDKHAKVKVSQSCKLGV, from the coding sequence ATGAATATTATAATCTCTGGCTCACCACAATACAATTCTGTTAAATTCAATTTAAATCAGTACGTTAATAGGAAGATCATTAATGTAGCTAACAAGTATTTTGATAATCTAAAGGCTCCAAATGTTCATTTCAGCAAAGAAGAACATAACCAGTTTAAATGTCATATTGTAGTTAATCCTATTACCAAACAGCACCGTATTATTAATAGTACAGGATACTCAAATGATGTCTTTGCAAGTTTTGATCTTGCTCGTGTTAAATTAGAGCAGCAACTTAGACGATATAAATCCAAACTTAAAGATAAACATGCTAAAGTTAAGGTATCTCAGTCATGCAAACTAGGTGTTTAA
- a CDS encoding ankyrin repeat domain-containing protein: MKNWLSWLYSVVQKLKMFFSKSIDLQDAVISGDIKYVKCFFSQDNTIINLQDEDNYTALHYAVICNQIEIIKIILEYNPNINLQDNLGNTALHYAAACGYTSIVELLLQYDPNCINLCDQNQWTALHYAAANGRIESIKLLLQYNPDSGLQNNLGNTALHYIATYGYADIVELLLKHSSDVINLLNQNKCTALHYAALHGNIGSVKLLLKYNSKISNLQDICGNTALHYAAECGNTKIIKFLLKHNPCVINLLDEDNWTALHYAAAHGNIGSIKLLLKYNSKISNLQDIWGNTALHYAAARCHMESVKLLLSHNLEIELQDYLYIDIINNNELNTYEKEVVELFITHAVKLRHFSKDINSKIVTRNTDFIQNSPNLNELAQRCEQEIQKMKNIKIGSSDKTIYSMYLLPNNTNVLARYANNLEVLDWYKNSKQEFPLYGPEVARTIENGTNRKKLLEGVCKEKISIILNQQYHIVPNNPLSKTQYSETLDEESHKSITFSQLNNYDTHKIYEYLDNPVLKELQHEYKTIDGNDKKCFFCSLSGEEVVNIET, from the coding sequence ATGAAAAATTGGCTTTCTTGGCTATATAGTGTTGTACAGAAGTTGAAAATGTTTTTTTCTAAAAGCATTGATTTACAAGACGCTGTTATATCTGGAGATATCAAGTATGTAAAATGTTTTTTTTCTCAAGATAATACCATTATTAACTTACAAGATGAGGATAATTATACAGCTCTACATTATGCTGTTATATGTAATCAAATAGAAATTATAAAAATTATTCTGGAGTATAATCCTAATATCAATTTACAAGATAATTTAGGTAATACCGCTTTGCATTATGCTGCTGCATGTGGTTATACAAGTATTGTAGAGCTTTTACTACAATATGATCCTAATTGTATTAATTTATGTGATCAGAATCAGTGGACAGCCTTGCATTATGCTGCTGCGAATGGTCGCATAGAAAGTATAAAGCTTTTATTGCAGTATAATCCTGATTCAGGTTTGCAGAATAATTTAGGTAATACTGCTTTACATTATATTGCTACCTATGGATATGCAGATATTGTAGAGCTTTTATTGAAGCATAGTTCTGATGTTATTAATTTACTTAATCAGAATAAATGTACAGCTTTACATTATGCTGCTTTGCATGGTAACATAGGTAGTGTTAAATTACTGTTAAAGTATAATTCTAAAATTAGTAATTTACAGGATATTTGTGGAAATACTGCTTTGCATTATGCTGCAGAATGTGGTAATACAAAGATTATAAAGTTTTTGTTAAAGCATAATCCTTGTGTTATCAATTTACTTGATGAAGATAACTGGACAGCTTTGCATTATGCTGCTGCACATGGCAACATAGGTAGTATAAAGTTACTGTTAAAGTATAATTCTAAAATTAGTAATTTACAGGATATTTGGGGAAATACTGCTTTGCATTATGCTGCTGCAAGATGTCACATGGAAAGTGTAAAGCTTTTGTTGAGTCATAATCTTGAAATCGAATTACAGGACTATCTTTATATTGATATTATTAATAATAATGAATTAAATACATATGAAAAAGAAGTTGTTGAATTATTCATAACTCATGCTGTAAAGCTAAGACACTTTAGTAAAGATATTAACTCAAAAATTGTTACACGGAATACAGATTTTATACAAAACTCACCAAATTTAAACGAATTAGCTCAAAGATGTGAACAAGAAATACAAAAGATGAAAAATATTAAGATTGGTAGCAGCGATAAAACTATATATAGTATGTATTTGTTACCAAATAATACTAACGTGCTAGCAAGATATGCAAATAATCTTGAAGTTCTAGATTGGTATAAAAATTCTAAACAAGAATTTCCTCTATATGGACCTGAAGTTGCAAGAACAATTGAGAATGGAACTAATAGAAAAAAATTACTTGAAGGAGTCTGTAAAGAAAAAATCTCTATAATACTGAATCAGCAGTATCATATCGTTCCTAATAATCCTTTATCAAAAACTCAATATAGCGAAACTCTGGATGAAGAGTCACATAAGTCTATAACTTTTAGTCAGTTGAATAATTATGATACACATAAAATATATGAATATTTAGACAACCCTGTTTTGAAAGAGCTTCAGCATGAGTATAAAACTATTGACGGTAATGATAAAAAATGTTTTTTCTGTAGTTTATCTGGAGAAGAAGTAGTTAACATAGAAACCTGA
- a CDS encoding AAA family ATPase, protein MRWLYSLQGLNFLRRSAGGDSCRKAAYNARTIVKNKQTGIRYNFSRKKDNVYHTVLIPDYVNQDFKNIQTLMNEVERTETRENSKLLKDIVIALPDEKELNLEHRIELTHRIVDAMEWVQNGLGVQIDIHKPQIGDKNWHVHILVTTRRFKENGEELGDKAVDLEAKFITVKGQWRIIKDSKMIHEIAKEETNAYFAELGLPYRVDETSEVPGKHIGPRRIRNLINEVLNENELRKEAHLKIINDADVITDSITHYKSIFTKQDVEKAVKDIPDPTAREQLVQQVLSSNRILELYHDDGESSKYFTTIEVRNEETRIIRIANKINNQVYYNDIYNLKSDIEGLANVSEEQKQALRHILLSTSGVRVLRGRAGTGKSYVLIKAHELATNRGQKVIGLAPTHKAVSELKSKGYTDVYTVKGFLYNRKKIFMQNRLIVVDEAGMVGTKAYAELFRVVRNNNCQLILAGDEKQLASIERGGMFEMLSNIFGSHVLVNIRRQSKNWSRKAAMEFAESNILSGITLLRQNNCVRFDNTLQDSMSKLIYDWSLSKFKPHEKLVITVRNKDVDILNSSIRSLLKANGTLKGTEYERSIDERKKSYMAGDRIVFQKSYKDLQIQNSEFATLTSVSKNKFIAKTDTGKEVSFDPSEIQFKHGYASTVLRSRELL, encoded by the coding sequence TTGAGATGGCTATACAGTTTGCAAGGATTGAATTTTTTACGTAGAAGTGCAGGAGGTGATAGTTGTCGTAAGGCAGCATATAATGCAAGAACTATTGTTAAAAATAAGCAGACAGGTATAAGGTATAACTTCTCTCGTAAGAAAGATAACGTATATCATACAGTGCTGATACCGGATTATGTAAATCAAGACTTCAAGAATATTCAAACATTAATGAATGAGGTAGAACGAACAGAAACAAGAGAAAATAGTAAGTTGTTGAAGGATATAGTAATAGCATTGCCAGACGAGAAGGAGCTAAATTTAGAGCATAGAATAGAACTAACTCATCGAATAGTTGATGCAATGGAATGGGTGCAAAATGGTCTTGGAGTACAGATAGACATTCATAAGCCTCAAATAGGAGATAAAAACTGGCATGTGCATATATTGGTTACTACAAGAAGATTTAAAGAGAATGGTGAAGAATTGGGTGATAAAGCTGTTGACTTAGAGGCTAAATTTATAACAGTAAAAGGTCAGTGGCGTATTATTAAAGATTCCAAGATGATTCATGAAATAGCAAAAGAAGAAACTAATGCATATTTCGCTGAATTAGGCTTACCATATAGAGTTGACGAGACAAGCGAAGTACCTGGAAAGCATATTGGACCTCGTAGAATTAGGAATTTAATTAATGAAGTATTAAATGAAAATGAGTTACGTAAAGAGGCTCATTTGAAGATTATTAATGATGCTGACGTAATAACAGATTCTATAACACATTACAAATCTATTTTTACTAAGCAGGATGTTGAAAAAGCAGTAAAAGATATACCAGATCCAACAGCAAGAGAACAGTTAGTTCAGCAAGTGCTTAGTTCAAATAGAATACTAGAGTTATACCATGATGATGGTGAAAGTAGCAAATATTTTACGACAATTGAGGTTCGAAATGAGGAGACGAGAATAATCAGAATAGCTAATAAAATCAATAATCAGGTTTATTACAACGATATTTACAATCTTAAAAGTGATATCGAAGGTCTAGCAAATGTTAGTGAAGAACAGAAACAAGCTCTAAGGCATATTTTGCTTAGCACTAGTGGAGTTAGAGTCTTAAGAGGAAGAGCTGGTACAGGAAAATCTTATGTTTTAATAAAAGCGCATGAGCTCGCAACAAATCGTGGACAAAAAGTTATTGGGCTTGCTCCTACTCATAAGGCAGTATCAGAGCTGAAGAGCAAAGGTTATACTGATGTCTATACGGTAAAAGGATTTTTGTATAATCGAAAAAAAATTTTTATGCAAAATAGGTTAATAGTAGTAGATGAAGCTGGAATGGTAGGTACTAAAGCTTATGCAGAGCTGTTTAGAGTAGTTAGAAACAATAATTGTCAACTGATACTTGCTGGAGATGAAAAGCAGTTAGCTTCAATAGAAAGAGGCGGAATGTTTGAGATGCTGAGTAATATTTTTGGTTCACATGTTTTAGTAAATATTCGAAGACAAAGTAAAAACTGGAGCAGAAAAGCAGCAATGGAGTTTGCTGAGAGTAATATTTTAAGCGGTATAACCTTACTGAGGCAAAATAACTGCGTTAGGTTTGATAATACGTTGCAGGACTCAATGAGTAAGTTGATTTATGATTGGAGTTTGAGCAAATTTAAACCACATGAAAAATTGGTAATTACAGTACGTAATAAAGATGTCGACATTCTTAATTCAAGTATTAGGTCTTTGTTAAAAGCAAATGGTACGCTAAAAGGCACAGAATATGAGCGTTCTATTGATGAAAGGAAAAAGTCATATATGGCAGGAGATAGAATCGTATTTCAAAAAAGCTATAAGGATTTACAAATACAAAATAGTGAATTTGCAACTTTAACTTCGGTTAGTAAAAATAAATTTATAGCTAAGACAGACACAGGAAAAGAAGTGAGTTTTGATCCTAGTGAAATACAATTTAAACATGGCTATGCAAGTACTGTTTTAAGGTCCAGGGAGCTTCTATAA
- a CDS encoding HD domain-containing protein, translated as MLAFLNCEHINKLLDKLDLINHSVDKRINLDKVKKAIFYVKKYHGNQKRDTGEPYYMHPLEVALMVADYSFKTDTIITAILHDTIEDTTLTKEKIAIEFNDNIAEQVLALTRNRGGKKTSSMKMIQTLVNQDKVELLLIKLLDRLDNIKTIFIKPAKRRQEIILETQQEFIPLAEYLKLPEIAIKLNKYCERYAT; from the coding sequence ATGTTAGCATTTTTAAATTGTGAACATATCAATAAACTACTTGATAAGCTGGACTTGATTAATCATAGTGTTGATAAACGCATTAATCTTGATAAAGTTAAAAAAGCTATATTTTATGTAAAAAAATATCATGGCAATCAAAAGCGAGATACAGGAGAACCTTATTATATGCATCCATTAGAAGTAGCGCTCATGGTTGCAGACTACAGCTTTAAAACGGATACGATTATTACAGCAATACTACATGATACCATCGAAGACACAACACTAACTAAAGAAAAGATAGCAATCGAATTTAATGATAACATTGCCGAGCAAGTTCTAGCTCTTACAAGAAACAGAGGTGGTAAGAAAACCAGTTCCATGAAAATGATTCAAACATTAGTGAATCAAGATAAAGTAGAGCTATTACTAATCAAACTATTGGACCGATTGGATAATATTAAAACTATATTCATAAAGCCAGCCAAAAGAAGACAAGAAATCATACTAGAAACGCAGCAAGAATTTATACCTCTTGCTGAATACCTTAAATTACCAGAGATTGCTATAAAGCTAAATAAATACTGTGAGCGTTATGCTACCTAA
- a CDS encoding replicative DNA helicase: MEKDLPIAKSAPSNIQAEQMILGAVLINNRVLYSINEFLLPEHFYEPLHGKIYTSINLIISKGISATPISLKNMLCNEPTFDEIGGVNYLAKLTTLALSIVNVTEYGRIVYDLALRRYLIEIGEKIVTNAYSSTLADTAISQIEAAESQLYDLASIGTLSKGFIKLQTSVEESWESISAAIKNKNSINGISSGFLDLDSKLGGFKNSDLIILAGRPSMGKTALGANLAVNSCKYFLSLSTQQNSKVSNIAPSVGFFSLEMSSQQIATRILAIESEIDSSSLFNGKIGEQEVNKLKNVQDAIQKWNFYIDDAPAISISAIRSRARRLKRTHNLAILFIDYLQLIKIDSNRSQYNRVNEISEITQSLKALAKELNIPIIALSQLSRAVEQRPDKKPLLSDLRESGSIEQDADIVMLIYREEYYLSRSEPAPGTPEYTEWIAKQDRCHNTAEIIVAKHRNGPVGTVKLHYTNQYSKFANMVKHSLQS, encoded by the coding sequence ATGGAAAAAGATTTACCTATTGCAAAGTCAGCTCCAAGTAATATTCAAGCTGAGCAAATGATACTTGGAGCAGTCCTAATTAATAATCGTGTACTATATAGCATTAATGAGTTTTTACTACCTGAACATTTTTATGAGCCATTACATGGCAAAATATACACATCGATTAATCTTATTATTAGCAAAGGAATTAGTGCTACTCCAATTTCGCTAAAAAATATGTTATGCAATGAACCTACATTTGATGAAATTGGTGGAGTAAATTATCTTGCAAAACTTACAACTTTAGCACTAAGTATTGTTAATGTAACTGAGTATGGCAGAATAGTATATGATCTGGCGTTACGACGTTATTTAATTGAAATTGGTGAAAAAATAGTTACAAATGCATATTCTTCTACTTTAGCAGATACAGCTATCAGTCAAATAGAAGCTGCTGAATCTCAATTATATGATTTAGCGTCAATAGGAACTTTAAGTAAAGGATTTATCAAATTACAAACTTCAGTTGAGGAATCATGGGAATCAATTTCTGCTGCCATCAAGAATAAAAACTCAATTAATGGTATTAGTAGCGGCTTTCTAGATCTTGATTCTAAGCTTGGAGGGTTTAAAAATTCTGATCTAATCATATTAGCAGGGAGACCTTCAATGGGAAAAACAGCTCTAGGCGCTAATTTAGCAGTGAATTCTTGCAAATATTTTTTATCATTATCTACTCAACAAAACAGTAAAGTTTCTAACATAGCTCCATCAGTTGGTTTTTTTTCTTTAGAAATGTCTTCTCAGCAAATTGCAACTCGAATCCTTGCTATAGAGTCGGAAATTGATAGTTCTTCCTTATTTAACGGGAAAATTGGTGAACAAGAAGTTAATAAGTTAAAGAATGTCCAAGATGCAATACAAAAGTGGAATTTTTACATAGATGACGCTCCTGCAATCTCAATATCAGCAATTAGATCACGAGCTCGTAGACTTAAACGTACTCATAATTTAGCAATATTATTTATTGATTATTTGCAGTTAATTAAGATTGATTCAAATAGAAGTCAATATAATAGAGTAAATGAAATTTCTGAAATTACTCAAAGCCTAAAAGCGCTTGCAAAAGAACTTAATATTCCAATAATTGCATTATCACAATTGTCTAGAGCTGTTGAACAAAGGCCTGATAAAAAGCCGTTGCTATCAGATCTAAGAGAATCAGGCTCCATTGAACAGGATGCAGATATTGTAATGCTCATATATAGAGAGGAATATTACTTATCTAGATCAGAACCAGCTCCTGGAACGCCAGAATATACGGAATGGATTGCTAAACAGGATAGATGTCATAATACTGCTGAAATAATTGTTGCTAAACACCGTAATGGGCCAGTTGGTACAGTGAAGTTACACTATACTAATCAGTATTCTAAATTTGCTAATATGGTTAAGCACTCTCTGCAAAGTTAA
- a CDS encoding ankyrin repeat domain-containing protein, producing MYNTDLHDAAKQGDINEVKRLILKENRDVNFQDEDKNTPLYCAAKEGHTDVVKWLLTHGADSSLQCQFTNTALHIATQKNHIAVVKILAAHAAQTTNVVHTDNNIDLPGNTNQTALHTAVRNESIDIIKILLFYGANGNYPDAFRNTALHVAMIKPNLEIIDLLLTNGCSLNVPNTAGTTPFKKICNSFLNQPTEQKQKIITSCIAHLVMREHCNKEESTTTQPAWFKYNKYLTAESEWFKSNKYLIDKNQSLNEIWQNCQKEIQKMKDTIVCESENTSLFDMFMDSDLDKIARSTNYRHIRHKFEKEFCTYSPFIEKAIESRTLMLQNAVESIDEIFEPNQDDSTSWLHLPLEMKFMVLEYCSKDDLTKLQHHEEVEIAGCNVMHEES from the coding sequence ATGTATAATACTGATTTACATGATGCTGCAAAACAGGGCGATATAAACGAGGTAAAACGCCTCATTTTGAAAGAGAATAGAGATGTTAATTTTCAAGATGAGGATAAAAATACTCCTTTATATTGTGCAGCAAAGGAAGGGCATACAGATGTTGTAAAATGGCTGTTAACTCATGGAGCCGATAGTAGTTTACAATGTCAGTTCACTAATACTGCTTTGCACATAGCTACACAAAAAAATCATATAGCTGTTGTAAAGATTCTGGCAGCGCACGCAGCTCAAACAACTAATGTAGTTCACACAGATAATAATATTGATTTACCAGGTAATACGAATCAAACAGCTCTACATACGGCTGTTCGAAACGAATCCATAGATATTATAAAGATTTTGTTATTTTATGGGGCTAATGGTAATTATCCAGACGCTTTTCGTAATACTGCTTTGCACGTTGCTATGATTAAACCCAATCTTGAAATTATAGATCTTTTGTTAACTAATGGATGTAGTCTCAATGTACCTAATACAGCTGGTACTACTCCTTTTAAAAAGATTTGCAATTCTTTTCTAAATCAACCTACAGAGCAAAAGCAAAAAATAATAACATCATGTATTGCTCATCTTGTTATGAGAGAACATTGTAACAAAGAAGAAAGTACAACAACACAGCCAGCATGGTTTAAATACAATAAATATCTTACAGCTGAATCAGAATGGTTTAAATCCAATAAATATCTTATAGATAAAAACCAATCTCTAAATGAAATTTGGCAGAACTGCCAGAAAGAAATTCAAAAGATGAAAGACACAATTGTTTGTGAAAGTGAAAATACATCTCTTTTTGATATGTTTATGGATTCTGATCTTGATAAGATAGCAAGGTCCACTAATTATAGACATATTAGGCATAAGTTTGAGAAAGAATTTTGCACGTATTCTCCTTTTATTGAAAAAGCTATTGAGAGTAGAACTTTGATGTTACAAAATGCAGTAGAATCAATAGATGAGATATTCGAACCAAATCAAGATGATTCAACATCTTGGCTTCATTTACCACTAGAAATGAAATTTATGGTACTAGAGTACTGCAGTAAGGATGATTTAACAAAACTTCAACATCATGAAGAAGTTGAAATTGCAGGGTGCAATGTTATGCATGAGGAATCGTAG
- a CDS encoding toprim domain-containing protein, giving the protein MQQSGIKGNIIASAGIANLRNYSPFSGEKIIIAADNDSKNPITNNTVIKAAKTLEMKGAITCIVKPPENGDFNNLLQSCGDQSIRDIRPLSKLVNVVQNYC; this is encoded by the coding sequence TTGCAGCAATCAGGCATTAAAGGTAATATCATTGCTAGTGCAGGAATTGCGAATTTGAGAAATTATTCACCATTTTCTGGTGAAAAAATCATCATTGCAGCAGATAATGATAGCAAAAATCCTATAACTAATAATACTGTAATTAAAGCTGCAAAAACGTTAGAAATGAAGGGAGCGATAACTTGTATAGTCAAACCACCAGAAAATGGTGATTTTAATAATCTGTTGCAAAGTTGTGGAGACCAGTCAATTAGAGACATTAGACCTCTTTCGAAACTGGTTAATGTAGTTCAAAATTATTGCTGA
- a CDS encoding tetratricopeptide repeat protein has protein sequence MLTDKYFNKGNSFFQLRNYQKAIKNYDVAIKCNPDCIEAYINKGMALNELGQYQEAIENYDIAIKYNPDSAEAYMNKGDTLKQLGQREKAIKNFELAIKYNPGLIAPYISNVLKKLEMQ, from the coding sequence ATGCTAACAGACAAATATTTTAATAAAGGGAATTCATTTTTTCAGTTAAGAAACTATCAAAAAGCAATCAAAAATTATGATGTAGCTATTAAGTGTAATCCAGATTGTATAGAAGCTTATATTAATAAAGGAATGGCTTTAAACGAATTAGGTCAATATCAAGAAGCAATAGAGAATTATGATATAGCTATTAAGTATAATCCAGATTCGGCGGAAGCTTATATGAATAAAGGAGATACTTTGAAGCAATTAGGACAACGTGAAAAGGCAATAAAGAATTTTGAGTTAGCTATTAAGTATAATCCAGGTTTAATAGCACCTTATATTAGCAATGTTTTAAAAAAGCTAGAAATGCAATAG
- a CDS encoding sensor histidine kinase, with protein sequence MHYRYAIRLSFIAVFLTLVGLTVYYRYNVIKWYSLIPAQKNARNIVSKYRTKFLNQNHNKDIISKLVTNSYDLKLDLDLKNLAKQSLNFFREIEFMESIEQITLYDNMKNIIIRSKDDYVATNNVRKNIGIESLLLYLDKLLFYTYQKPNQKHTFKHGTRITNCFVEFDNNTYPSRANTSPFSANVLIHCESPIILDHTVIAFLKITYNATQQWMYINNISKQVLTILLLMSLIFFFIIKSSISNVQQIINVQLNANKYLEQARQKAEKENIAKNKFLANVSHELRTPLSAIIGLTEIILSNSHCKINYYNYIRDIHNSGKHLLAVINDILDFSKASANKLTVENVAVDLNKLAASSLRLMYTKAKKAGIKLISKFPPDQIIINADAKRLKQALFNLLSNSIKFTPSKGSITLEISMNELKSLVYIKVIDTGIGIAEQDIPKALSSFEQVNNNLSNQREGTGLGLPLTKKLIYLMEGDFEITSNIGQGTTVTITFKYPSRTIN encoded by the coding sequence ATGCATTATAGATATGCGATTAGATTATCATTTATAGCTGTTTTTCTAACTTTAGTAGGCTTAACAGTTTATTATAGATATAATGTGATCAAATGGTATAGCCTAATTCCTGCACAAAAAAATGCAAGGAATATTGTTTCAAAATATAGAACCAAATTTTTAAATCAAAATCATAATAAAGATATTATTTCTAAACTTGTGACCAATTCTTATGATTTAAAGTTGGATTTAGACTTAAAAAATTTAGCTAAACAATCTCTTAATTTCTTTAGGGAAATTGAGTTTATGGAGTCTATAGAACAAATAACATTATATGATAATATGAAAAATATTATCATTAGATCAAAAGATGATTATGTTGCTACTAATAATGTTCGTAAAAATATAGGAATTGAAAGTCTGCTACTTTATCTAGATAAATTGCTTTTTTATACATACCAGAAACCAAATCAAAAACATACTTTTAAACATGGAACGCGCATTACAAACTGCTTTGTTGAATTTGATAATAATACATATCCTTCTAGAGCTAATACGTCTCCATTTTCTGCTAATGTATTAATTCATTGTGAAAGCCCTATTATTTTAGACCATACAGTAATTGCATTTTTAAAAATTACCTATAATGCTACACAACAATGGATGTACATAAATAATATTAGCAAACAAGTATTAACAATTCTTTTGCTAATGTCTTTAATTTTTTTCTTTATTATAAAAAGCAGTATATCTAATGTTCAGCAAATTATTAATGTTCAATTGAATGCCAATAAATATCTTGAACAAGCAAGGCAAAAAGCAGAAAAGGAAAATATAGCTAAAAACAAATTTTTAGCTAATGTTAGTCATGAACTACGAACACCGTTAAGTGCTATTATTGGACTTACAGAAATAATATTATCTAACTCTCATTGCAAAATAAACTACTACAACTATATTCGTGATATTCATAATTCTGGAAAGCACTTATTAGCAGTAATTAATGATATTCTTGATTTTTCTAAGGCTTCAGCTAACAAATTAACAGTAGAAAATGTAGCAGTAGACCTTAACAAATTGGCAGCTTCAAGTTTACGCTTGATGTATACTAAGGCTAAAAAAGCTGGTATAAAACTGATTTCTAAGTTTCCACCAGATCAAATTATTATTAATGCAGATGCTAAACGTTTAAAACAAGCCTTGTTTAACTTGTTATCTAATTCAATAAAATTTACTCCTAGTAAAGGTTCTATAACACTTGAAATTAGTATGAACGAACTAAAGTCTTTAGTTTATATAAAAGTTATTGACACAGGTATTGGTATTGCGGAACAGGATATTCCTAAAGCATTATCAAGTTTTGAACAAGTAAATAATAACCTAAGTAATCAGCGTGAAGGTACAGGATTAGGCTTACCACTAACGAAGAAGCTCATTTACTTAATGGAAGGAGATTTCGAAATAACAAGCAATATAGGACAAGGCACAACTGTTACAATAACATTTAAATATCCTTCCAGAACAATAAATTAA
- a CDS encoding Rpn family recombination-promoting nuclease/putative transposase, with the protein MHLSRFLDPKNDVAFKKIFGSEKNKDILIHFLNDILLFEGNRKIIEVEFLGTILDADIASKKESIVDVLCKDKNGAQYIIEMQVDPTQGFEKRAQYYAAKAYGRQPNRGKEGKYSDLKEVIFIAIADYKLFPNKEDYISRHVILDKKTYEHDLKDFSFTFIELPKFKKDRVEELNNITEKWCYFFKHAKETTLDGYNKIIGEDLIIKRAYEALDQFNWSEDELITYEQELKRIWDNKAVEDYKLERAKAEGIKLGEAKGKAEGKAEGKAEGKAEGKAEAKKDFAIKLLKSELSVETIAEYTDLSIQEVLNLKNSVK; encoded by the coding sequence ATGCATTTATCAAGATTTCTAGATCCAAAGAATGATGTAGCATTTAAAAAGATATTTGGATCAGAAAAAAACAAGGACATACTAATACATTTTCTGAACGATATATTGTTGTTTGAAGGGAATAGAAAAATAATAGAAGTAGAGTTTTTAGGAACGATATTAGATGCAGACATAGCGTCCAAAAAAGAATCAATAGTAGATGTTTTGTGTAAAGATAAAAACGGTGCGCAATATATAATAGAAATGCAAGTAGATCCTACACAAGGATTTGAAAAAAGAGCACAGTATTATGCAGCAAAGGCATATGGCAGGCAACCAAATAGAGGAAAGGAAGGAAAATACTCAGACCTAAAGGAAGTTATATTTATAGCTATAGCAGATTATAAATTGTTTCCAAACAAAGAAGACTATATATCAAGGCATGTAATATTGGATAAAAAGACATATGAGCATGATCTAAAAGACTTTTCATTTACCTTTATAGAATTACCAAAATTTAAAAAAGATAGAGTGGAAGAGTTAAATAATATAACAGAGAAGTGGTGCTATTTTTTTAAACATGCAAAAGAAACAACATTAGATGGATATAATAAAATAATAGGTGAAGATTTAATAATAAAAAGAGCGTATGAGGCATTAGATCAGTTTAATTGGAGCGAAGATGAACTAATAACCTATGAACAAGAGTTAAAGCGTATATGGGATAATAAAGCAGTCGAAGATTATAAACTCGAACGCGCTAAAGCTGAAGGCATAAAGCTCGGTGAGGCTAAAGGTAAAGCTGAAGGTAAAGCTGAAGGTAAAGCTGAAGGTAAAGCTGAAGGTAAAGCTGAAGCAAAAAAAGATTTTGCAATAAAATTATTGAAATCTGAATTATCAGTTGAGACAATTGCTGAATATACGGATTTATCAATACAAGAAGTATTAAATTTAAAAAATAGTGTAAAATAA